GATTTGTATGAGAATCTCCTTTATTAACGAGGCTAGATTGCTTCGTTCCTCGCAATGACTGCGTAAGAAAACCCTTTTTATCACAACAATACGCAACAACATACAACATCCCGAAAAACTTCTTATACCGAACTCACGTTAACTACCATAATAAATTCTGTTTGGCGGTTTTAATAACCTGTTTTTTACCATTATGGTTGCATGGTCTTTTTATTAATGTATTCTGAAAAGAATTCTCATGCGATGAGGGTTGCATGATTACAAGCAATACAGAGTTGGGGTTTTTACAGAATTGATTAGGGATAAAGATGTCTATAAAAAATCATTTATTAATTGGTGTTTTCGTTAATATTATTGTCGGATTGCAGGTTTGTGCAGCTGGTGTTGATCAAAAAGAGAATAAGCGGCAGAGGGTTCTTGTTGGTCAAGTACAGTTGCGGCAACGACGAGATCAAATGCAAAAGAAGCGGCTTGCGCCGAACGAAGTTGCAGCAACGGCTAATTTTGTAGATAGATATGCTGAAGAAATTAAATTAGATTATTTTCCATCTTTGCGCAAACATCGTTCGATGATAAAAAAGATGGTAGAAAATGAAGAGCTATATAAAGAGAGTCATATTGTTTGCTATCATGCGCAAAATAGCGAAAATCGTCTCATTCCGGCAATTTTAAACTATTGTTATGAATCACCCTATCCTAATTTTGAATATCTTCGTACTCGCGCATCTGATTATTCAAATGTGCAGCAGTATTTAGATAGTTTTGCAGGACCGCATGCATTTAGAGCAGGTAAAGGCGCTACGAATGATAACCTTGCACACATACGAAAGGATCTGTTGGCGGTCAATCCAACGTTGTTTAGCAACTTTCATATATCAGGCGAATCGACATGGGATTATTTTTTACGAAATCGCAGTATAGGGAGTTTTGTTAAAGAATGGCTTAAGGAAGAACGTACTTATGGGAAAGATATATTAGATGTTAATAAAGAGTTCCCTTCTGAAACTGGCGATATTATACAGATATTTATACCAAAGCATTTGGTAGATGAATGTGTGTATGTTTCGCGCCCATTCGGTGTTCCTCAAAAAGAATATATGGTTAATGATAATAATGAAATAGTAGCAGCTGATGATTATGATGTACGACGTCAGCGATATATAAAAGCGAGTACTTTACTTGAATTGCTGCAAAAAGAAAAAAATCCGTTTAAACATATAAACGAGATGCAGTTGCGGCTTTTTTTCTCAAGAACTGGACCGTTAATGAACCCTAAAATGGGAGTAAAGATGTTTCGGTTTACTTCTCTTACTTCGCAGCAGTTGCAGGGATATGAAAAACGAGTAAAAGAAGTTTTAAATGCGCACTTTAGAGTTCCTCATACATCAAACGAGACTTATTTTTTTGATTGTGCGCCAGAAAAGCCCGCATTGCAAAGCAATAACCAAGTAGCACGCGCTATTGAACAGTTAACGGTTCCCAAGACTATATTTGAACATGTGTACATGCCGAATGCAATAGAAGAGATTAAAAAGATGTTGCAAGCGGGAGGGGATTTAAATTGTAAAGATGGTCGAGGTCGTACGTTACTCATGCACGCGGCTTCGCAAAAAAATCTAGATGTAGTACGTTTTTTATTACAAGAAAAAGCTGATGTACAGAGTGCTTCTCAGGATGGCAGTACTGTATTAATGAAAGCGGCTGCGTTTGCTGACAGAGATATCGTGGAATTGATTTTGAATGCGGGCGCTGATAAAGATGCACAAAATAGCAAAGGAGTTATCGCGTTAACAGCCGCTATTGCATCTCGAAAAACAGATACGGTGCAATTGTTGTTAGAGCATCAGGTTAATGTAAACAGTGTTGACAAATCGGGCCGAACGCCATTAATGATTGCAATTGAGACAACTGGTAATGCAGAAATTGCGGATATTTTGGTAAAAGCAGGCGCTTCGATGGACGTCACAGATAACGATGGTCAAACATTATTGATTAGAGCTGCTCAGTACGGAAATGTAGCTGCTTTAAAATGGTTAATAGATATGAATGTTAATAAAAATGATCAGGATAAATCGGGAATGACTGCATTAATGTGGGCAGCTGCGAACGGACATACAGGGGTTGCGACGGCTTTGTTGAGAGCGGGTGCTGATGCAAATGCTGGGGATAAAGAAGGGCAAACAGCGTTAATGTGCGCGGCTGGCAATGGTCATGCGGAAGTTACAAAGCTGTTGATCAGCTATGGTGTTGACATACAAAGTGCAGATAAAAGCAAATGGACAGCATTGATATATGCGGCTAACTATGGCCATGAAGAAGATGTAGATGTTTTGCTAG
This is a stretch of genomic DNA from Candidatus Babeliales bacterium. It encodes these proteins:
- a CDS encoding ankyrin repeat domain-containing protein; translated protein: MSIKNHLLIGVFVNIIVGLQVCAAGVDQKENKRQRVLVGQVQLRQRRDQMQKKRLAPNEVAATANFVDRYAEEIKLDYFPSLRKHRSMIKKMVENEELYKESHIVCYHAQNSENRLIPAILNYCYESPYPNFEYLRTRASDYSNVQQYLDSFAGPHAFRAGKGATNDNLAHIRKDLLAVNPTLFSNFHISGESTWDYFLRNRSIGSFVKEWLKEERTYGKDILDVNKEFPSETGDIIQIFIPKHLVDECVYVSRPFGVPQKEYMVNDNNEIVAADDYDVRRQRYIKASTLLELLQKEKNPFKHINEMQLRLFFSRTGPLMNPKMGVKMFRFTSLTSQQLQGYEKRVKEVLNAHFRVPHTSNETYFFDCAPEKPALQSNNQVARAIEQLTVPKTIFEHVYMPNAIEEIKKMLQAGGDLNCKDGRGRTLLMHAASQKNLDVVRFLLQEKADVQSASQDGSTVLMKAAAFADRDIVELILNAGADKDAQNSKGVIALTAAIASRKTDTVQLLLEHQVNVNSVDKSGRTPLMIAIETTGNAEIADILVKAGASMDVTDNDGQTLLIRAAQYGNVAALKWLIDMNVNKNDQDKSGMTALMWAAANGHTGVATALLRAGADANAGDKEGQTALMCAAGNGHAEVTKLLISYGVDIQSADKSKWTALIYAANYGHEEDVDVLLAAGADKNAQCIHGGTALVYATRSKHLGIVRCLLAKGAHFDVFDKHGLLVSQAAVESGSTSVMNFFIRMGANEEDRRIIRVRMVLQAADIGRPEVIKSIVESGRHKYVWKDPDVDLALICAAHDGMLHLVKVLIEVGANINAQHPVTGMTPMIAAATANHLEVSRFLWEQPALNKMLADKNGKTAETYIQEKNEQRVKQALDCLNEI